The following is a genomic window from Engraulis encrasicolus isolate BLACKSEA-1 chromosome 13, IST_EnEncr_1.0, whole genome shotgun sequence.
ATATTCTTCTAATCTGATcctaaatctgatgacagaatgggattccccatgtctgaaaacatacaaATAAGTGTCATTTTCAAATTCATAAATTGTTTAGTCCTAAAGAAAAGTGATTGGAGGATTTTAACACGgggacggcggccatattggattttgcccgtttgaggcatttcagtacatttttgcgtccggcatacggcagatttggattcagcacccttgaatacccctaaatcagttgtatgccgaaaattaacatgatttgccttcaggaccttaaataagcaccttttcagaaatcctgcctagactatttgttttgtgacaggacagtgaagcagtgACATGAAAcgagtggggtgagagagatggggaaggagtggcaaatgacccgagctgaaatcgaacccgggtcgccggcgtagtaacccagtgccctaccgttaggccacagtagggccagaATGTAACATTTAGCAATGATGTTGAAAAAGCAAAACGCAGCTACAACCATCTCCAGACATGGATAAGGCTTCTACATATTGTCCTTAGACATATTTAATGAACATATGTTGTTCTTTACCTCTGTTTTTCCTGACCTCTTTTTTATTGTTAATAGCATGACAGACAAAGAGGAAATCCGCAATCTAAAGTAAGTAATTTCAGCATTCaattatgtgtgtaaatttgatGCCAGTTTAATGCTTTGATACTCCGAGGTTTAATTAAAAATGTATAGCAGAATTTCATGTCAGTGCTGATGTGACTAAAGCTCTGCCTAAACATAGCCATGCACAAAGACCACTGTTGTTACCAACAGCTTAAAGATAAACGTGTACAAACTCATCAGCATCTCATACATCAACAAAGTACATGAAAACCATGGCTGCTACAAATGCATAGCCTATTAAAGCATTATCGCACCATTTCTGATTTTACACCATCCCCTTTGTTAATTGAGTTCATCTTTCTCCTGTACCTCCAGAcgttctctgagtctggcagCACAAATATAATTGAATTATAGTATAATTGAATTGAATGGCACCAGCCAaaagggacacagacacacacacacgcacacgcacactcacacgcacactatcTGTATATATGGTAAGGTATCCTGCACTTTGATATGATCCTGACATGTTGTTGATATGTTCAGGCATTGTTATGAAAAAACAAAAAGGGCAAATTGTGATCTCCAGAACAGGTGAGGCTTCTACTGTAACTTATAATATATATTGATTGCCCTTATTTAAGTGGAGGAAGCTGTTTCCGATTTCTAGCTTCTTTTATGTTGTTAGAATGAGCGACATGGAAAGGGAGTACCAAGAGAAACTCCGTGATTCAAAGTAAGTAATTAAAGTAATGTGTTAAGCAAGTTTATTTTTGACGTTTTCTGTTTTCTTGTGAACATGGTTGGCTTGTTACACTTTTcacccacatgcacacccacCCTGAACATAGAACTGTTGTTCTTAACCTAAGCATCAAGCCATTTTTGTTACAGTGATGAATGCAGGAGACTAAAAGCTGAATGCAAGAATCTAAACAACAAATGTGCTGACCTCAACCAAAGGTAGAGTATATACACAAAACTGAAGTGGGATACATCTTTGAGCTTTGTAATGGGATACACTTACTGAAGCTGTAGCTAATAATACTTTGGTTTATTATCTTTCCCTTAGAATGGCTGCACAGATACATAAAGACTTGGGAAGCAGTGGTGTTGGATTTGAAAATGTCTCAGACCCATGCAATGAATCCAGGCTTAGAGACATATATGAAACATTGCGCCTCTATGAATGGCCATCATTGAAAAGAAAACTTGGACAATtggaggatgaaaaaaaaaaaaaactttatgcTGACCTTGTTAAAATGTGGAAGGTACTCCATCTGGCTTTATTCAACAAATATCCCTAGATTAACTTTAATTAGGTTGTTTTTCTACATTGAAAGCATCATCACAAGGTCCTAGCATAGGCTATGTTTAACAATTATTTCCTTTAGAGGATGCCTACTTGTCCACAGTTAAGACATATATTTCTATTCTATAGGAAAACGGATAGCTGTTTCTTTAGGCCAACAAATGACAAACTAGACAGCTAATTTTCTGAAATAAAACAGTTGTTTGTTTCAGTTGATACAATGTTTCATCGTTTGAACGCAGTGAAGAAAAACCTTCACTGAAACATCAACTGCACTTCTGTACTtaactgtactcaactgtacatTTCATAGCTAGCAAAATAAATTAATGAAAGAAATGCAGGCCATAACACCCCATACACAAGTTATTACTTGCACATGCTCTTGCTTCCTTCCTTTGATTCATTTTACATCTGATTTACAATTTACATCTGATTTTCCACTGTTTTGTACTGTATGATTTGTAGGACATGTTTGTCATGGCTAATGGTCGTGTGCAAAACAGTAAGGAAGACCTAAAAAACCTATTCCTAAGTGACCAACAACAAGATACCAAGGAAAAGGTGCAGTTAACTCTCACACAGTCACTTCACATGCAATCACTCTGATGTTAACATTGAAGCCATACAGTGTTGGTACATAATGTGTTACTTGTATGTCATTCTGTTTTACATCATTGTGAACACAGTGCACCTAAATGTTAGAAGAGGGACTGTGACACATTAGGGGAGAGTGGGGACGGTTGAAAcagtttttacttttacttctataTCTCAAGAGACTATTTGCAATAGAAAGGCAatgtttatatattttataacCACATCTGTCACCTACACATCCGTACCTTtgtaacatttgttaatgctgTTAAATCGGAAATATATGCCATTGAATGGAAAGAGTGAAACGTTCCAACCGCCCCACATAAAAGGATGGTTGCAACACCAATGCTAACCAATGGCAGAAATGTTAATATGCTTGTAATAGTCTTGcgaaaccaaacaaaaacacttCCTTTTCTTATTTAATCGTGCATTTTTAAACAAATAGTGGGAAAAGAGTACATATGAATAATTATCAATACAATAATAAAATAGATATTAGCGTCATTTTATATATTGtataataaattatatatatattcttaTATTATGTGTATTAATTATATGTATTATGGTATATTATGcttcacatttatttattttatatttattgatATATATTCTACTTGTATTGCACCTGTTTATAATGATTATTGCCACGAGGGACAGTTGTGAAAATGCATTGTTCTCTATGGGAAAAACATGTGGGGACAGTTGAAACAAAGATTTGCAACTGTCCCAGGACCCAAACATTTTCAACTATCCATGGTAACTCAGCATATTAGGTTTGAGACTGTTATTGAAAGCTAAGACACTGATGATTTAAATGATACAACTTCACAATACATTGAACAAATATTTTAGTCAATATTAGATACAAattgaagatttaaaaaaaaatacttttccacctatttttttttctccaggaaGAGATTATCAAAACTGATCTGAAAGTTGCAGGATAGAGGGAGGGTCTAAGTGAGCATATTTAAAGTTAGTTTCATCTCTCTAGTGTGTTTCTGATGGGAGAAATCTGCAGTGTTGCAACTGCCACATGTTGCAACCGTCCAAACTCACCCCTACAGTTATCAATTAACTGCATTAACGAATGTAAATCTAGCTGAGGGCATATTCAGAGAATTTAAATACAAACCGGAttccaaaaagttgggacactcagtattttgtgaataaaatgaaaatgctgtcattttaaaaacatttgaTCTGTTAATAAGATAGAGCAttgtgcaaagacaacatatctGTTGTTAAATTCGAGTAGAATTATTATTTTGACGAAAATATGtgctcatttaaaatttcacccttgcaacaaatcccaaaaatgttggggcagggccaataaaatgcttttaaagTTGGAAAAGACTAAAGACAAGACAAAGGAAGAGACTTGTCAGTTAAGTACTTTGACATGTTGGCATGATTTAAAAGCAAAAAACATACGGACAAGTaaatgtccccggttctttgagtgAAATGAGGGAGGAATCTCTATGGGGGTATCCGTGGTGCATTACACGGGACATCCTGAGACTCCGAGCGTGTACTGTAGTGTCTAGAGACAATGTGCGTTTTTGTGCCAAGCGCAGGGACGGGCGGCAGGGTAGAGTGTGGGCTTCATCTGTTGTCCGCACCGAGGGGGCCCGCTCAGCTAAATGGGAGATAGGACTGGCAGCATTAGGTAACAAATAGTTAACACGCTAGCAAGAATTAGCAGGATTAGTGGCTAGTCAGTGACTCTGCGGTTACACGGTTTTTCAAGCAAAGTTCTTCGATTTCGATTTCGTCAAATGAAGCAGTGTAGTTATAGTCAGCCAGAGTAGAATCCACTTTCCTCAGTTGAGACTGGGCGCCCAGCAAAACTGCACACAAAGCAATTCTGGACAGTTAAACCCAGTCGGTCAAGCAGTCAGCTGTAGAGAGTGAAGTGATGTTTGCGCGTTGAGCGTAtggttttgacaaagtggacgTATTTAGGTATTAAGATAttagggcaactttcccaacaaaggcttaggcattcagcaggtattttttgcaggtgctttaggcatcaatgggttaaaccaggGGTGTCGAACATAGGGCCTGCATCCGGCCCGGCTGGATCCAGGCTGGATTGAACCCTCTGGCAGGCCGGATGCAggccctataaaaacctaaagacttttttttttaaatgcactatTCCACCACTGGTGGCAACAAAGGAAAATCGAGATCTACATCACATTAACCCAATGATCCaaacttctctctctgtctatatatatACCGTAAGTCCTCGAGTAGTAGCCAGGGTTACTATTATTTTTTTTGACTAGGCTATTAATAGGGGTAGGCTACTATTTGAGGGGggcttctattttatttttatttatttttttatttttttattttaacgatTATCATTAGGGGGAAAAATAATATCAATATTTTATACCGTACAtctattaattcattaattaactCATATTTTGATTCTTATTTTTGTCGTTAAAAATGTTACCTGTAAGACATTATGAAGCCGTTTATGGGCATGCAAGATGGCACTGGCACACCTGTGATAAACCTCAGAAAGTTTCTTCGTCATGAGAGTGCCACAAGATGTGAACTTAAAACGAActaacagatgcatgcacatccaTGTGTGTGGACCGAGATGAATAACCTAATGAACGCGGACAATTGTGAACATAAAATTGCACCAAGAGTCTTAAACGCTGGCCTCTTCTGCATGACTAACTGCAGCACAGCGCGACACGAGGGAACATCATTCGCGGCCGTGAAGGCTATGACGagtgttttttcccccattttgggGATATCTTTGGCGCAAGGCTATTTCAATACAAACTGCCAGCACTTCTGTTCTCTGGACAGGCAAGCCCCATAGTCTCATGTGCTTATTTCATTTCAAATAGGCCTAGATAAGCATCTTTCGGGGCTCACGAAAGTCAg
Proteins encoded in this region:
- the LOC134461646 gene encoding uncharacterized protein LOC134461646; amino-acid sequence: MFRHCYEKTKRANCDLQNRMSDMEREYQEKLRDSNDECRRLKAECKNLNNKCADLNQRMAAQIHKDLGSSGVGFENVSDPCNESRLRDIYETLRLYEWPSLKRKLGQLEDEKKKKLYADLVKMWKDMFVMANGRVQNSKEDLKNLFLSDQQQDTKEKVLENLNEATHSLQVAFFLRSDTSYQDIVSPLIKVDVPEKKMLTGLAVRYYKLMCLMLLHNPPMQPDWQKAEGPLLRTEEMMFPPIKMKEEDPMKRLGISQPSRGCSTSLM